The genomic interval CGCTCCGATGCGGAAGACCTCCGTGGCGCTCCTGGTGGTACTGGCCCTGCTGTTGATGGCTGGCACCGCGGCGACGACGTTGTACTTCGCGCGGCGCCCGGCCAATCCACCCGCGGTCGCCACGACATCGCCAGCATCCGCTCCCGCCCAACGTGAGGAGCCGAAGCAGCCCACGAGCCCGCAGCCACGAGCCCAGGCAGGCACACCGCCGAACACGGGCAAGAAGCCGGGCACTCCAGAGCCATCCGGCGCGAAGCAGGAGCCGGAGCAGGTCGCGACCCGTGACTCCGCCGCGCAGGGCTCGCCCAAGCCCGAGCAGCCCACGACGCAGGCGCCTGCCTCGCAGACCTCGACGAAGCCGGCGGAGCCGGAGCACGTCGCGACGCGGGAGCCCGTGCAGCCCAAGCGTCCGACGACGCCCCCCGCGCCGAAGTCGCCCAAGTCCACGTCGGAGTCCACGCCCCCCGCGTCCGCGCAGCCCGCCTCCACGAAGCTCGTGACCTACGTCTCACCCACGGCGGTGCTCCCGCTGCAGGACGAGGCCGGTGGATACGTCGTGCGCGGCGCCCAGGCCGCGCTCCTGCAGCGCGACATGGTGGTCCAGGTCGTGGGTCCGGCGAAGAATGGCCAGCGGGTGTTGCTGGGCCGCGCCACCGTGTCGTGGGCCGCGCTCACCCCCAGGGCCCGTCGCAAGGTCCAACTCGCGCGATTGAGCCTGGACGCGAGCGCCCAGGCCGCCACGGGAGCACGCTTCATCGCCCTGCCAGGAGGAGGCGGCCCCGAGGTCGCGGCGGCCGTCGACGAAGAGCCCGCCTCCGAGCCCGAGGCGCCGCAGGTCGCCCCCGAGCCGCCCAAGCCCGCCGCGCCCAAGACGCTGGTCGGCACCGTGCGAGCCGTCACCGGCCTCAAGGCCATCACCAGCGACGAGGTCCTGGTCCGCAACCTCGACGAGTTCGCCTGGACCGACTGCTACGTCGTCAAGGGCCTGCGCCAGACGGCGCGGCTGGGCATCGTCCTTTCGCAGAAGGAGCGGCCCGCGAAGAACTTCAAGGACCGGGCCGACTTCCTCGTCGAGCGAGGCAAGGTGGGCGTCTTCTGCAAGGAAGGGCAGTTCATCACCACCCTGCGGTGAGCCAGACGCTCAAGGCTTCGCGAGGCGCTCGGCGGCCACGGGACAATCGGCCACGACGGTCTTCACGTCCTCGCGGCCGGAGCGGGCCTCGCGCACGGCGCGGTTCAACGACGTCTTGCACTCCCACGTCACGTCCCGCGTGCCGTGGCAGCAGTGCCAGCCCGTCAAGGTCCGCCCCAGGTACTTGAGCATCTCCGCGCGCGTCGGCGTGACGATGAGCCACACCGAGCCCACGAGCAGCACCAGCCACGCGAGCTGGGGGGCCAGCCCCTTCAGCCGAGCACTCAATCCCGCCGTCACCGGCTCGGCGTAGAGGCCCAGCATCGTGTCGAAGGGGCGGCGCTGAAGCACCGGCGCTATCAACAGGTCCACCGGCGCGGTGAAGGCCCGCGCAACCCCGCGCGGTATCCCCGGAGGCCGCGCGGCGCGCACCAGCCGCACGCCCGCCAGCTGCCGCCACAGCGTCCGCCCCCAGACCCCGCCCACGGCGGAGACCAGAATCCAGGCCACCACCATGGCGATGACCATCGCCACCGGCGTGCGCTCCTGCTCCAGTGCTCGCAGTGCCGCCCAGCCCACGAGGGCCGCCGTCGCCATGTCCAGCACGTCCGCCACCCACAGGTGCCACTGGTACCGCGCCTCGGTGGTCACCGTGTCCGTCGAAAACAACGCCCCGTCGCTCATCCACCCTCGCTCTTCGGGGCGGGAGCATAGACGCTCGCGCGTCGCGGGGTGACATGCACCTTCGTCCATGCGGCCGTCCTCGCTCGGAAAGCCCAGGCGAGAGGGCGGGCGCCTCGGGGCCGCCTGGGGCGACCGTGGGACGTGATTGCTGTCGTCTTCCCGCAGTGGCGCCTGTCCCCCGTGGCTCCCATCTTTTGGTCAGCGCGATGCGGCGAGGCCCTTCCACCACCAGGACCTCGAAGCGGGAAGCGCTCGGGCCATGGCCCCGGACTCCGGGAGCTTGGGGCTCCTGGTGCCGGCGGTGGTGGCGTACGAGGCGACAGCGGCGGGGGGATGTCTGGAAGTCGTGGGGGGGCAGGTGGTCCCCCGCCGCTGTCGCCGAGGCCGTTGGTGGTCAACGTTCCACGGTCGGTGAACGCGCGAGGTTTGGCCTCTCGGGCGATTCTGCCGGACACTGTGGGCGTCATGTGGATTCCGGGGCATCGGCTCCGTGCCGTCTGGCGCGGGCTCTTGGGGGTGGTCCTGCTTGCCGGGGTTGTCCTGGCACGGCCGGGCCTCGCCTTGGACCCGCAGCGGCGGGTGTCCCAGTACAGCCAGGATTCATGGCGCAGCGATGACGGGCTGCCGCAGAACAGCCTGTTGGCGTTGGCGCAGACGCGCGACGGCTACGTGTGGCTGGGGACGTGGGAAGGCCTGGTGCGCTTCGACGGCGCGCGCTTCGTCGTCTTCGACAAACGCAACACGCCGGAGCTGCGCAGCCACGCCATCAAGGCGCTCGCGGAGGACGCGTCCGGCGTCTTGTGGGTGGGCACGGACCAGGGGCTCGTGGCGTACGTGGACGGCCACTTCCAGCGGGCGCCGGGCGCCTCCGCGCCGCTGGAGGGCGTGCGCGTGGAGGAGCTGCTCGTCGGCGAGGGCTCGCTGTGGGTGGGCACTTCCGGCGGGCTGTGGCAGGTGCCGCTGGGCGAGGGCGTGGCGAGGCACTTCACGGAGGCCGATGGCCTGCCGGGCTCGTTCGTCACCGCGCTGGCGCGGGCGGGCGGAGACAACCGGCTGTGGGTGGGCACCAAGGCGGGAGTGGCGTTGCTGGAGGGCGGGCAGGTGTTGCGCACGCCCTTTCCCGTGCCGGGGCCGGACCCTCACCCGGGGGTGACGGCGCTCTACCAGGATGTCTCCGGGACGTTGTGGATGGGGACGGAGGTGGGGCTCTTCTCGTGGAACGGGGCGGTGGTCACCCGCTTCACGGTGGCGGAGGGGTTGCCGGCCATCGTCACCGCGTTGTTCGCGGACAGCCAGGGCAGCCTCTGGGTGGGCACCCGGCGCGGAGGCCTGGTGCGCCGGGAGGCGGATGGCTTCAGCGCCCCGTTGCATGGTGCGGGGCTGGCGGACGCGGAGGTGCTGTCGCTGCTGGAGGACCGGGACGGCTCGCTGTGGGTGGGCACGTATTCGGGTCTGTTCCGTCTGAGGGACGGGCCGTTCGCCACGTATGGCGGCCCGGAGGGGCTGGCCAACGAGACGGTGAGCACGGTGTTGGAGGACCGGCGCGGCACGGTGTGGTTCGGCACGGTGGGCGGCGGGTTGTTCTACCTGCGCGACGGGCGCATCCACCGCATGGAGGACTTCGAGGGAGGCACGGACCCGGTCATCACCGCGCTGCACGAGGCGCCGGATGGGACGCTGTGGGCGGGCTCGAAGGCGGGGGCGTTCCGGTTCGACGGCCACCGCTTCGCCCGGTCCTCGCGGGTGCAGGGGCTGCCGGATGACGTGGTGACGTCCATCCTCGTGGATTCGAGGGGTACGCAGTGGTTCGGCACGCGCAAGGGCCTGGCGAGGGTGCGCGGTGGCGACGTCATGGTGTTCGGTCCCCGGCAGGGATTGGGGGAGCCGGTCATCGTGATGGCGGAGGACGCGGCCGGCGCGGTGTGGTTGGGCTCCGAGGGCGGCTTGTGGCGCTTCGAGGAGGGCAAGGGCCTGCGCCGCTACATGGAGAAGGACGGGCTGCCCGGCGAGGTGGTGCTGTCGCTGCTGTCGGACCCGGACGGCACGGTGTGGGTGGGGACGGAGTCGGGGCTGGGGCGGTGGCGCAATGGCGAGTGGTCCCGCTACACGGTTTCGCAGCATGGCCTCTACGACGACGCGGTGTTCAGCATCGTCTCGGATGGCGACGGCTACCTGTGGATGAGCAGCAACAAGGGCGTGTCCCGGGTCTCCCGGCGCGAGCTGGACGAGGTGGCGGATGGACGCCGCTCGCGGCTGGCGGTGATGGGGTTCGACCAGACGGATGGAATGCGCTCGGCGGAGTGCAACGGGAACACGCAGCCGTCGGGGTGGAGGGGGAAGGACGGGCGGCTGTGGTTCACGACCATCCAGGGCGCCATCGTCGTGGACCCGGTGCGGGTGCGCGCCAGCCGGCAGCCGCCCGAGGTGCGCATCGAAGAGGTTCGAGTCCAGGGGCAGCTGGTGCCGGTGAAGGGGCCGGTGGAGCTGAGGCCGGATGGGGCTCGGTTGGATATCCGCTTCACGGCCTTCACGCCGGGGGACGCGGTGCGGTTGCCCTTCCGCTACCGGTTGGTGGGGCATGACGACGGCTGGGTGCGCGCGGAGATTCGCCGGGCGACGTACACGGGGCTGAGGCCTGGGCGTTACCGCTTCGAGGTCCAGGCGGAGGGGCGCGACGGCGGGTGGACGGAGCCGGTGTCGCTGGAGGTGTTGCTGGAGCCGAGCCTCTGGCAGCGCACGGACTTCTGGGCGTTGTTCGTGCTGGGGCTGGGGATGTTGGGCGTCAGCGTGTACCTGTTGCGCGTGGGGCAGCTCAAGGCGCGCGAGCGGTGGTTGGAGGAGCGTGTGCAGGAGCGCACGCGGGAGCTGGCGCGCGCCAACGAGGAGTTGGAGGCGAACGTGCGCACGCTGCGGCAGACGCAGGCGCAGCTCGTCCAGGCCGGGAGGATGGCGGCGGTGGGGCAGCTCGCCGCAGGTGTGGGGCACGAAATCAACAACCCGCTGGCGTACATCGTGTCGAACCTGGAGCACGCGAGCGAGGAGTCGGATGCGCTCGCGCGGGAGTTGGGAGAGGCGCGGGACGCGGGGACTCGGCTGCGCGAGGTGGGGCAGGCGCTGCGCGAGGCGTTGCATGGCGCGGACCGGGTGCGGCGCATCGTCCGGGACTTGAAGACGTTCTCCCGGCCGGACGACGAGATGCAGGGGCCGGTGGAGTTGGGGGCGGTGCTCGACTCGGCGGTGAAGATCGCGATGGGCGAGCTGCGGCCGCGCGCGAAGGTGGTGCGCGACTACGGTGATGTGACGTGGGTGGAGGGGAGCGAGGCGCGGTTGGCGCAGGTGTTCCTGAACCTGCTCATCAACGCGGCGCAGGCGTTGCCGGAAGGGCGCGCGGAGGAGAACGAGGTGCGCCTCGTGACGCGCGCGGGGCCGGAGGGTTGGGTGGTGGCGGAGGTGCGGGACACGGGGACTGGCATCGCGCCGGAGTCGCTGGGCCGCATCTTCGACCCGTTCTACACGACGAAGCCGGTGGGGGTGGGGACGGGGCTGGGGTTGTCGTTGTGCCACGCGTACGTGACGGCGATGGGGGGAACCATCTCCGTCGAGAGTGAGCTGGGCCGAGGCACTGTGTTCCGGGTGGCGCTGCGGCGCGCGCGGGAGATGGGCGCGGCGATGCTCGCGGAGGGGCGCAGGCGGGGCGGCGCGGGGAGCCGTTCCTCCTCCGTGCGAGGCACGGGCGAGCGCGTGGCCCAGGTCGAGTCGGGGCAGGGGACGAGGCCGGCGGTGGAGCGTGCTTCCTCGTCCATGGGATATCCGGCGTCGCCGGAGCGCCCGTCGTCACCGACAGGCTACCCGGCGGTGCCCGAGTCCTCGTCCGAGTCGCGAGGGGAGAGCGCGCGTTCGTCCCCGCTCACGGGTCATCCGACAGCTCCCGGGACGCCTCAGCCCGCCTGGCCGACGGAGGCGTCCACCTCGTCGCATTCCGCGGGCGCGGAGGTCACACACGGCGCGAGGCCGACGGCCCACGCGACAGGCTCGGATTCATCACGACGCTTGGACCTCTCCGAACCGGAAGCGGCCCACGGTCTCCCGTCCTCCTCGAGCACCGTGCGCGAGGACACACGGTCCTCCGGGCGCCACGCCGCGGTCTCGGGGCCGAGGCCGGTGACCGGACGTCCGTCTTCACCCATGGGCTACCCCACGGTCTCCGAGCCATTGTCAGGCACGCGAGCCGTGACGGAGCGCACGTCGTCGCGGCACCCAGTGGTCTCCGAGTCCACCACGGGCACTCGCTTCGTGACGGAGTACCCTCCACTCACGAGCTACTCACCGGTCCTCGAGTCCGCTCAGCCGAGAGTGGAAGCCGAACCCACGCGTTCCTCCACTGTCGTCGAATCTGTGCCCTCGCTGCGCGATGACGCCACCGCCCCTCGCGCCACGAGCTTCGTTCAAGCCGAGCAAGGCCCTCCGTCGCCAGGAGTGGAGGCGCAGGCGATGGGCGATGCCGCCTCTGCCTCGTCGCGCTCGGAGCCTCCGTCCGCTCGAGCCTCCTCCGCGCAGAGACCTCGCGGACGAGTGCTGGTGGTGGACGACGACGCGCTGGTGAGCGGAGCCATTCGTCGCACGCTCGCGCGGGAGAACGACGTGGACGTGGTGGTGAGCGCGAGGCAGGCGCTGGAGCGATTGTGCGAACCCGTGCCGCGCCGGTACGACGTCGTGCTCTGCGACTTGATGATGCCGGAGATGACGGGGATGGACCTCTACGACGCGCTCGTGCGCACCGCGCCCGCGGTGGCTGAGCGCGTGGTGTTCATCACCGGAGGCGCCTTCACGCCGACGGCGCGCACCTTCCTGGAGCGGGTGGAGAACCCGCGAGTGGAGAAGCCCTTCGACCCGGAGGCCCTGCGGGGGCTGGTCCGGGCCGAGGTCGCCCGAGCGCGCGGCGAAGTCACCTGACGCGAGCGCCCTACAAATCCAGCACCAGCCGCTTGGAGCGCGCACGCGAGACGCAGACGAGCATGCGTCCATCCCCCGCGGGCTCCTGTTGGAAGAACGAGTCGCGGTGCTCGGGTTGCCCTTCGCAGACGCGAGTCTCACAGGTGCCGCACGTGCCGGCCTCGCAGTCGCTGGGCACGCGGACGCCATTGCGGCGCAGCACGTTGAGCAGGGATTGGTCCTTGGGCACGTTGAGCACCTGGCCCGTGCTGCGGATGGTGACCTCGAAGTCCATGTCCTCCTTGCCGCTGGAGGCGCTGACGCCGTCGGCGTTGAAGGACTCGAAATGGACCTTCTCCCAAGGCCAGCGGTGCCGCGTCGAGGCGTCGCGCACGGCCTTCATCAGCCCCGAGGGGCCGCAGCAGTAGAGCCGCGTCCCGGGCTTGCGCGAGGAGAGCAGCCCCGACACGTCGAGCCCCTTCTCGGGCTCCCCTCCATCGAAGTGGAAGCGCACCCGGTTGGTGAATGGCGCGGTGGACAGGAGTTCGTGGAAGGCCGCGCGCTCGGGGGCACGCGCGCAGTAGTATAGGAGGTAGTCGGCGCCCGTGCGCTGGAGCTGGCGCGCCATGGACAACAGCGGCGTGATTCCAATGCCACCCGCCACCAGCACATAGCCCCGCGCGAACAGCAGCGGGAAGTCATTGCGTGGCGTGCTCACGACCAGGACGTCACCCTCGCGGACGCGCTCATGCATGGCGCGCGAGCCTCCTCGGCCTCGCGCGTCCCGTTGCACGGCGATGACATACCGGTGCGACTCCTCCGCGTCGTTGCAGAGCGAATAGGAGCGCAGCACGGACTCTCTTCCAGGCACTCGCACGTCCACGTGAGCGCCGGGCTCGAAGGGCGGCAGCACACCGCCTTCTTCCGCGACCAGCTCGTACGACAGGACGTCCTCGGCCTCGCATGCGATGCGTGCCACGCGAACGCGCAAGGCATCATTCATCACCGTGTTCACGGCCTTCCCCTCCCCCACCCCGCGCTCACGGCGGGCCCCATCCTCCCAGTCCGACGAGGCGACATTGGGCAGAGGTGGTTCCGCGTGGGATTGCCCTCGGGGCCGGTGGGCCCGTCGCCCGCCGCACTTTCCGCAGGGCACGTGAACACCTGGAAGTGACAGTCACGGTGGGCCGCTTCCCGAGGTGGGAAGCGGGCTTCCCTCCGTGGCCTGGGATGTCCCCGAGGTGGGCTCGCCCACGCCGTGAGAGGGAGACGCAGGCCCTTGCTGACCGCCTGGCGAGGGCGCGAGGGGCCGTGCTGTCTGCATGTCGCCTCGGCACGAGCGCGCGGCAGTCCCCACCATCCAGGACGTGTCGCGCCAGGAGCCTTGCGTTCCACGGAGGGGATGCGCGGCCCCTAGAGCCCCAGGGAGGCCATCAACCATGGATGCCATCGCGTTGCTGAAGGCGGACCACAAGACGGTGGAGCAACTCTTCCGCAAGTTCGAGAAAGCAGGCCCCAACGCCTACAAGCTCAAGCGCAAGCTGGCCGAGCAGATGGTGCACGCGCTGTCCGTGCATGCCGCCATCGAGGAGCAGGTCTTCTATCCGATGGTGCGCGCGCGCTCGGAGTCACTGCGGGAGGAGGTGCTCCGCTCGCTGGAGGAGCACCACGTGGTGAAGTGGGTGCTGTCGGAGCTGGACGAGCTGCCTCCCGAGGCCGAGCGCTTCGACGCGAAGGTGTACGTGCTGATGGAGACCGTGCGAGCGCACGTGCTCGAGGAAGAGAGCACGCTCTTCCCGGAAGTGAAGAAGGCGCTGCGCCCACAAGAGCTGCGGGAGATGGGCGCCCTGTTGGAGCGGGCGAAGCAGTCGGCGCCCACGCGTCCGCATCCCCTGGCGCCGGACACGCCGCCGGGCAACCTGGTGGCGGGGGCCGTGTCGGCGGTGATGGACATGGGGCGCGATGTGTTGAGGGCCGCGCGCCGCAAGGCCACGACGCGAGTGCGGGAAGTCACCAGCCGCGCGATGAAGGTTCCGAAGCCACAGGCCCCTGAGTATGAGGCGGGCGATGCCGCGAGTCCCTGAGGTTCTCATTCTCGGATGGGATGAGAGGACTTGCTGTCCGGAGCGGGGACGCCGCACAAAGTCGTGAATGTTGTCGGCGAGTCCCCGTCCAGAGGGGTAAGGCAGCGGCAACACGAAACGCTGTACGCAAACCCCCGCCCGAGGAGGCGCAATGTTCAACGTTCGACCCATCCGTTCCTGGTTGCTCTCAGCCGTCATGCTCACGTCGCTGGGAGCCTTCGCGCAGGGCCCCGCGGCGCCGCGTCCGCCGGTGGACCCCGCCGTGCGCACGCTGCGCGTGGAGGGGACGGGAGAGGTGAAGGCGCAGCCGGACGAGGCCTTCATCGACCTGGCGGTGGAGACGCTGGCGCCCAACGCGAAGGTGGCCAGTGAGCAGAACGCGAAGAAGATGGAGAAGGTGATTGCGGCGCTGACGGGCGCGGGCATCGCGCGCAAGGAAATCCAGACGCGCAACTTCTCGGTGTACCCGGACTACGGTCCTCCGGCGCCGAACGAGACGGAGCCGAAGCTGAAGGGCTACCGGGTGAGCAACGTGGTGTCGGTGCACATCACGGAGCTGGCGAAGGTGGGCAGCCTGCTGGACCAGGCGCTGGCGGCGGGTGCGAACCGCGTGGACCAGGTGCGCTTCGGGCTGGCGAAGCAGGACGCGGTGCAGGGTGAGGCGCTGCGGCAGGCGGTGGCGCGTGCGCGCAAGTCGGCCGAGGTGCTGGCCGCGGCGCTGAACGTGAAGCTGGGCGCGGTGGTGGATGCGAGCACCGTGACGGAGCCGCCGCAGCTGTACCCGGCGCGCTTCGCGATGGCGGAGGCCGCTGACGCCCGCGTGGCCACGCCCATCCAGCCGGAGGAGCAGACTGTCTCCGCGAAGGTGACCCTCATCTACGTCATCGAGTCCGCGCGCTAGTTCCTCGCGGTCATCGACAGCGGTTTCGCTGGGGATTCAGTCACCGCGTCGCGGGGCTGAATCCCCAGTGTCGTTTCAAAGCGAAGCTCGTCGCTTACTCGAAAGCGATGGTGAACATGTTGGAGGGGCCCAGGTTGGATGTGTTGGTGACGGCGTTCACACCGGCGCCGCCTCCGCCCACGGCCTCCCAGTACTTGGGGTAGCCGACGCTGGGAGTCGCCACGACCACGATGTCTCCCGTGGAGATGGTGAGGCTGCCCGTGGGTCCCCCCATCTTCCAGATGCGGAAGGTCTCCCACGCGCCAGGCGCCAAGGGGTTGGCATTCACGCCCGCGCCACCGCCGTTCGCGGCCTGGACGTAGTTGCCGTTGTGGGTCTGGAGCTGGATGTGGTCGCCGGTCTTCAGCTCATTGCCGTCGAGGTCCAGCAACTGGAGCCGCTCCCACGGGCCCACGGCGACGCGGTTGGCGTTCACCGTGGAGCCACCGCCAGCCTCGGCCACCACGTAGTGGCCGCTCGAGGCACGAAGGGTGACGGTCCTCGTGAAGAGCCGCGTCGCGGTAATCGCGTCGAAGTAGCTCAGCGTGTTGCTTGGCCCGATGAGCTCTCTATTCCGGGTCACGATGGTGGGAAGCCCGTTCTTCGAGCCACTCCCCGAGCTGTAGTGCATGACGGAGTCGTAGTCATAGCCAAAGAAGTCGTCGTCCTCGTTGTTGTTCTGCTGGAAATGGGTCGCCGCGCCCGGCGCCATGTTCTCCCACCAGATGAGGACGTAAGCGTCGCGGTCCGCTCGGTTGTGTTCGTGGTCGAGCCCCAGGATGTGTCCGAACTCATGGATGACGGTACCGGTGTTGCAACTGCCATCCAGCCACATCCCTTGCTCCCCACCCTGCCGTCCATAACTGGCGGTACACCCGGTGCCTGACTGGACGCGAACATAGTCAGGGTACTGCGCTGCGTTGCTCGCCGTGCGGAGCACGAACGTGATGTGGGTCCGGTCCTGCCAGTGATTGATGGCGTCCTGGATTCGATTGGGGTTCGGAGCGCTCGAGTCGATGGTGTAGGGCACCACGGCGTTGGGCCAGCGGGAAGTCGGGTCGGATTTGACGAGGCCTTGGGCTCGGGGGGCAGAGCCCTCCAGCCCCAGGGCCTTCACCTCGCGCACTCGCGCCTCCATCTGCTTCACCGTGCCCAGGACCATGTCGCCCTCGCGGATGGCCAGGCCATCCACCTCGGCGTACGTCACGGGGACATACTTCCCCCGCACCACGTTCCAGACATAGCCCTCGCGAATCGGGGCATCCGCCGGCACTCGGGCCATTTCGGGGGGCAGGCCGGGGCCCGGCGCCAGGTTCTCCTCGCTACAGGCGGTCAGCAGCAGGCTCTGAATGAAAAGCACGGCCAACGCTGACCTTGAAAGGTTTCGCGGCATGGTGTCTCCACTTCTTGTGAGGGGTCGCGGCGGCCGTATAGCAGAGTGGGTTTGATAATGGTTGGAAGGATTCTCAGGTCCACCTTTGCCATTGAGGGCGCATCAGGGCTGGCCGAGTCAGGACTGACATGTGTGTGGATTCGTGGGGTGCGGACTGAAGCCCCGCCACGGTCCCGTCAGTGCGAATCCCAGGCGGTTCTTCCGAACATGCGGAGGGGGGCTTCACGGCATTTCTTTCCGCATCACGGCAATGTTTTTCATCTGTATCTCCAGCGCATGGCCTTCGCTTGGAGCGTCCGTTGTCAACAGTGTCTGGAAGGTCGATATCGGTCGTACTACCTTCCGCGCGGGCCGCGAGGACTCGCTCCCAGGGAAGGCACACCGCTTGAGCATTCGGAATGTCATCGTTGTCGGAGGCACGGGTGACATCGGCCATGCTGTCACCCACAAGTTGCGCGCGGAGGGGATGCGCGTGCTGTGCGCCTCGAACGACGTGGCGGCGGAGACGCCGGACTCGCTGCACGTGGACGTCACGAGCGAGGACTCCGTGGTGTCCCTGTTCAACCGTGCGGAGTCCGTCCTCGGCCCGCTTTCCGTCCTCGTCAACTGCTCGGGCTTCGGCGCCTTCACGCCCGTCCATGAGACCTCCCTCGAGGACTGGCGGAAGACCGTCGATGTGAACCTGACAGGCACGTTCCTCTGCGCGCGCGAGGCGGTCCGGCGGATGCGGTCCACGGGAGGCGGCAGGCTCATCCACATCGGGTCCGTGAGCGACCACCTCACGCTGCCCATGAATGGCGCCTACGCCGCCAGCAAGCACGGCGTCCGTGGACTCACCGGCGTCCTGAACGAAGAGGGCAAGGCGCACGGCATCCGGGCCACGCTCGTGTCCCTGGGCGCCGTCTACACGTCCTTCTGGAAGTCCCGGCCCGAGTTCAGTCCCGCCGACATGCTCTCCGTGGACGACGTGGCCCAGTGTATCTGGGAGATTGCCACCAAACCGTTGAACGTCAGGGTCGACGAGGTCCGCCTCGTGCCGCCCCGAGGAGTCCTGTGATGCAGCCCCGCACCCAGTCCCCCGTCGCCGTGGTCACCGGAGCCAGCCGTGGCATCGGCGCCGCCATCGCCACCGAGCTGTCCCGCCAAGGGTTCGAGGTGGCGTTGCTCTCCCGTGACACGGCACGGCTCACCCGCCTCCAGGAGCAGCTGACCGTGGCCGGCGGACGCGCCTGGCCCTTTCCGTGCGACATCTCCAACGAGAAGGACGTGGTGGCGACGCTCGAGACGCTCGAGGCGAAGCTCGGAGTGCCCCGCGTCCTGGTGAACAACGCGGGCGCGGGCGGCCCGTTCCACCGCGCGGACGAGGTGAGCACCGAGGAGTGGGAGTGGCTCTTCGGCGTCAACGTGGACGGCGTGCGCAACCTGTGCCGTTGGGCGCTCCCGCGCATGAAGGCCCAGGGGTACGGGCGCATCGTGAACATCTCGTCCATCATGGGCCTCTTCGGCGGCGCGCAGTCCTCCACCTACGCGGCCACCAAACACGCGCTCGTGGGCTACTCCAAGGCCATCGCCGCCGAGTGGGGCCCCTACGGCATCACCTGCAACGCCGTCTGCCCGGGCTACATCGAGACGGACATGCTCGCGAACGCGGACCCCGCGGTGCGTGAACGGCTGCTCGAGCGAATCCCCACGAAGCGCTTCGGAAAGCCGGAGGAGGTCGCGGGGCTGGTGTCCTTCCTCGTCGGCCCCCAGAGCGGTTACGTCAACGGCAGCGCCCTGGTGATGGACGGCGGATTGTCCGCACATCTCGCGTCGGACGTCCCGTCGTTCTGACGGGACCCAACAGGTCTCGTCGCCGCGCAATCATCACCCGATTGCATCCATTTCGAGGTTGCAAGAATCGACACGGGCAGTCTGTTTTCGGTGAGACAATCTGAAAATGGCTTCGTCCCTTGCCTGCAGGTTCATCGAGGCGAGGAACACAGGTCATGCCATCTCTTGGTTTCTTCCCGCTCATGTGGGTGCTGGGCGCCGCGGCGCCGGCTCCTTCAACAGCGCCAGCGGCCACCGAGCTGCCCTTCTCACCCCAGGCGGTCATCCAGCAGGTCCAACTCTCCTACCGTCCCGAAGGCAAGGGCTTCTCGGGCGAACACCGGACGTATCGAGTCACTCACGCGGAGGGACAGCTCACCGTCTCGCCGCTCGCATATCAGGTGGACCCGGCGGAGCCGTTCCGCGCGGGCCTGTCCCTCGGCGCCGCTGAAGTCAGGCGCGGCACCCGTCTGGTGCGCCTGGAGCCGGCGAAGGCCCAGGTCGCTCGCGACGGGTCGCTCCAGGTGGCTCGCGGCGCCATGGCGGAGCACTTCCACAACCGCGTGGAGGGCGTTGAACAGTCATGGCACTTCCCCCGCATGCCCACCGGGCGCGGCGCGCTCACCGTGCGCGTGCCCGTGCGCGGCCTGGAGTTCCAGTCGAGCACGGCCAGCGGTCTGCACTTCTCCGACGCGAAGACGGGCGCGGGCCTGCGCTACGGCCTGGGGACGTGGATTGATGCCAAGGGCCAACGCACCGAGGTGATTCCGTCCTTCCAGGACGGCGCCATCGTGTTGAGCATCCCCGAGGAGACGCTGAAGGCCAGCGTGTTCCCGGCCGTGCTGGACCCCGTGTTGAGTCCGGAGTTCGGCATCGACCAGCCGGTGGTCTCCGTGGAGCCGAAGGACCAGCACACTCCGA from Myxococcus stipitatus carries:
- a CDS encoding two-component regulator propeller domain-containing protein — protein: MWIPGHRLRAVWRGLLGVVLLAGVVLARPGLALDPQRRVSQYSQDSWRSDDGLPQNSLLALAQTRDGYVWLGTWEGLVRFDGARFVVFDKRNTPELRSHAIKALAEDASGVLWVGTDQGLVAYVDGHFQRAPGASAPLEGVRVEELLVGEGSLWVGTSGGLWQVPLGEGVARHFTEADGLPGSFVTALARAGGDNRLWVGTKAGVALLEGGQVLRTPFPVPGPDPHPGVTALYQDVSGTLWMGTEVGLFSWNGAVVTRFTVAEGLPAIVTALFADSQGSLWVGTRRGGLVRREADGFSAPLHGAGLADAEVLSLLEDRDGSLWVGTYSGLFRLRDGPFATYGGPEGLANETVSTVLEDRRGTVWFGTVGGGLFYLRDGRIHRMEDFEGGTDPVITALHEAPDGTLWAGSKAGAFRFDGHRFARSSRVQGLPDDVVTSILVDSRGTQWFGTRKGLARVRGGDVMVFGPRQGLGEPVIVMAEDAAGAVWLGSEGGLWRFEEGKGLRRYMEKDGLPGEVVLSLLSDPDGTVWVGTESGLGRWRNGEWSRYTVSQHGLYDDAVFSIVSDGDGYLWMSSNKGVSRVSRRELDEVADGRRSRLAVMGFDQTDGMRSAECNGNTQPSGWRGKDGRLWFTTIQGAIVVDPVRVRASRQPPEVRIEEVRVQGQLVPVKGPVELRPDGARLDIRFTAFTPGDAVRLPFRYRLVGHDDGWVRAEIRRATYTGLRPGRYRFEVQAEGRDGGWTEPVSLEVLLEPSLWQRTDFWALFVLGLGMLGVSVYLLRVGQLKARERWLEERVQERTRELARANEELEANVRTLRQTQAQLVQAGRMAAVGQLAAGVGHEINNPLAYIVSNLEHASEESDALARELGEARDAGTRLREVGQALREALHGADRVRRIVRDLKTFSRPDDEMQGPVELGAVLDSAVKIAMGELRPRAKVVRDYGDVTWVEGSEARLAQVFLNLLINAAQALPEGRAEENEVRLVTRAGPEGWVVAEVRDTGTGIAPESLGRIFDPFYTTKPVGVGTGLGLSLCHAYVTAMGGTISVESELGRGTVFRVALRRAREMGAAMLAEGRRRGGAGSRSSSVRGTGERVAQVESGQGTRPAVERASSSMGYPASPERPSSPTGYPAVPESSSESRGESARSSPLTGHPTAPGTPQPAWPTEASTSSHSAGAEVTHGARPTAHATGSDSSRRLDLSEPEAAHGLPSSSSTVREDTRSSGRHAAVSGPRPVTGRPSSPMGYPTVSEPLSGTRAVTERTSSRHPVVSESTTGTRFVTEYPPLTSYSPVLESAQPRVEAEPTRSSTVVESVPSLRDDATAPRATSFVQAEQGPPSPGVEAQAMGDAASASSRSEPPSARASSAQRPRGRVLVVDDDALVSGAIRRTLARENDVDVVVSARQALERLCEPVPRRYDVVLCDLMMPEMTGMDLYDALVRTAPAVAERVVFITGGAFTPTARTFLERVENPRVEKPFDPEALRGLVRAEVARARGEVT
- a CDS encoding PDR/VanB family oxidoreductase; its protein translation is MNTVMNDALRVRVARIACEAEDVLSYELVAEEGGVLPPFEPGAHVDVRVPGRESVLRSYSLCNDAEESHRYVIAVQRDARGRGGSRAMHERVREGDVLVVSTPRNDFPLLFARGYVLVAGGIGITPLLSMARQLQRTGADYLLYYCARAPERAAFHELLSTAPFTNRVRFHFDGGEPEKGLDVSGLLSSRKPGTRLYCCGPSGLMKAVRDASTRHRWPWEKVHFESFNADGVSASSGKEDMDFEVTIRSTGQVLNVPKDQSLLNVLRRNGVRVPSDCEAGTCGTCETRVCEGQPEHRDSFFQQEPAGDGRMLVCVSRARSKRLVLDL
- a CDS encoding hemerythrin domain-containing protein, with translation MDAIALLKADHKTVEQLFRKFEKAGPNAYKLKRKLAEQMVHALSVHAAIEEQVFYPMVRARSESLREEVLRSLEEHHVVKWVLSELDELPPEAERFDAKVYVLMETVRAHVLEEESTLFPEVKKALRPQELREMGALLERAKQSAPTRPHPLAPDTPPGNLVAGAVSAVMDMGRDVLRAARRKATTRVREVTSRAMKVPKPQAPEYEAGDAASP